The Methanobrevibacter sp. genome contains a region encoding:
- a CDS encoding transcriptional regulator, whose translation MNNDEIFDLVGYIMASEYRTKILKSIGENIKIPSAIAEEIGLRTNHVSNVLKDLKDKNLVVCLNENARKGRLYKNTDLAFEVLKYL comes from the coding sequence ATGAACAATGATGAGATTTTTGATTTGGTTGGTTATATAATGGCTTCTGAGTATAGGACCAAAATATTAAAAAGTATTGGTGAAAATATAAAAATCCCATCTGCAATTGCGGAAGAAATAGGTTTGAGAACAAATCATGTTTCTAATGTATTAAAAGATTTAAAGGATAAAAATCTTGTAGTTTGCTTAAATGAAAATGCTAGAAAAGGTAGATTATATAAAAACACGGATTTAGCATTTGAAGTTCTAAAATATTTATAA
- the mtxX gene encoding methanogenesis marker protein Mmp4/MtxX, with the protein MKKIAIGIGKNKNILKAIQLFEMENKIDIITIDNDDDLVKAILDDDIDAVIRGSLPASGVIKEVKKHYPDISRATYVNGNGYEFLLTPVGIDEGNTIEDKLKSAINCAEFLEKLSKKPKIAILADGRKGDYGRSEIISQSIDDSEKLTRLIQENTKYEVKNYYILIEQALKDNCNVIIAPDGIIGNIIFRTLILVNSWPSCGAVTFGIKGIYIDTSRDQTTEGYLRSLKFAYNLAKL; encoded by the coding sequence ATGAAAAAAATAGCAATAGGAATCGGGAAAAATAAAAATATTTTAAAAGCCATTCAACTATTTGAAATGGAAAACAAAATTGACATAATAACTATCGACAATGATGATGACCTAGTCAAGGCAATCCTGGATGACGATATTGATGCAGTCATAAGAGGTTCACTTCCAGCCTCAGGAGTAATCAAGGAAGTTAAAAAACACTACCCTGATATCTCCAGAGCGACTTATGTGAATGGGAATGGCTACGAATTTTTACTAACACCAGTAGGCATAGATGAAGGAAACACAATTGAGGATAAATTAAAATCAGCAATAAACTGTGCAGAATTTCTTGAAAAATTATCTAAAAAGCCCAAAATAGCCATCCTGGCAGATGGAAGAAAGGGAGATTATGGAAGAAGCGAAATTATTTCCCAATCCATTGATGACAGTGAAAAATTAACCCGATTAATTCAAGAAAATACAAAATACGAAGTTAAGAATTATTATATCCTCATTGAACAGGCCCTAAAAGACAATTGCAATGTAATCATTGCCCCAGATGGAATCATTGGAAACATCATTTTTAGAACTCTCATTTTAGTAAATTCCTGGCCAAGCTGTGGAGCGGTAACCTTTGGAATAAAAGGAATATATATTGACACAAGCCGTGACCAAACCACTGAAGGATATCTCAGAAGTCTAAAATTTGCATACAATTTAGCCAAACTTTAA
- the uppS gene encoding polyprenyl diphosphate synthase: MAENILYRIYEWYISRDLVPEKMPKHVAIIMDGNRRYSKLQGNIDVLKGHELGVDTLENVLDWSIELGIEIITAYAFSTENFNRPKHEVDGLMRLFVINFKRLVDHEKIHKNEVRVKVVGRTELLPEDVREAIKEAEDATAHYNKRLFNLAIGYDGRLEIIDSFKKIISDVQAGKITVDDVDEELVSKNLYTEGLDDPNLIIRTSGEERLSGFLLWQSSYSELYFCETLWPELRKVDFIRAIRSYQARDRRFGA, translated from the coding sequence ATGGCAGAAAATATACTTTACAGAATTTATGAATGGTATATATCTAGAGATTTAGTTCCAGAAAAAATGCCAAAACATGTGGCAATTATCATGGATGGAAACAGAAGATATTCCAAACTTCAGGGAAACATTGATGTTCTTAAAGGACACGAACTTGGAGTAGATACTTTAGAAAACGTTTTAGATTGGAGTATCGAACTTGGAATCGAAATTATAACTGCCTACGCTTTTTCAACAGAAAATTTCAACAGGCCGAAACATGAAGTTGATGGATTAATGAGACTGTTTGTAATAAACTTCAAAAGATTGGTTGACCATGAAAAGATTCATAAAAATGAAGTCAGGGTTAAAGTTGTAGGAAGAACAGAACTATTGCCTGAGGATGTGAGAGAAGCAATTAAGGAAGCAGAAGACGCAACTGCCCACTATAACAAAAGATTATTTAACCTGGCAATTGGATACGATGGACGTTTGGAGATTATTGATTCATTTAAAAAGATTATTAGCGATGTCCAGGCAGGCAAAATTACAGTCGATGATGTTGATGAAGAACTTGTCAGCAAAAATCTCTACACCGAAGGGTTAGACGATCCTAATTTAATTATCAGAACTAGTGGTGAAGAGCGTTTGAGCGGATTTCTACTTTGGCAATCCTCTTATTCAGAGTTGTATTTCTGTGAAACATTATGGCCCGAGCTTAGAAAAGTTGACTTTATAAGAGCAATCAGATCATATCAAGCTAGAGATAGACGATTTGGGGCTTAA
- a CDS encoding TatD family hydrolase: protein MIDTHCHIDFEDFDKDREEVIKRAQDKLDCIVASGFSNDSNREVLKLSKEYEGFIYPTFGFHPVSSQNSTPEELTKAHNYLIENLDNIVAVGEVGMDYYYVTDKALREKQKEIFTSFLEIANEHKVPIVMHVRDCEKKAVNIIENYDDIPYFVFHCYGGSFKTAKRIMDKGNAYMSFSTMLCYSKQHQNLVEKIDVEYILTETDSPYLAITKEERNEPANVVNAVHQIAKLKDMDVNVVDEITTSNARKVFNI from the coding sequence ATGATAGACACTCATTGCCACATTGATTTTGAAGACTTCGACAAAGACCGTGAAGAGGTAATAAAAAGGGCTCAGGACAAACTTGATTGCATTGTAGCATCTGGCTTTAGCAATGACAGCAATCGTGAAGTGTTAAAGCTTTCAAAAGAGTATGAAGGTTTCATTTATCCTACTTTTGGTTTTCATCCAGTTAGCTCACAAAATTCCACTCCAGAAGAGTTAACCAAAGCCCATAATTATCTAATTGAAAATTTAGACAACATTGTGGCTGTTGGCGAAGTTGGAATGGATTACTACTATGTTACCGATAAGGCCTTGCGTGAAAAGCAAAAAGAGATATTCACCAGTTTTTTAGAGATAGCCAATGAGCATAAGGTTCCCATTGTAATGCACGTTAGGGACTGTGAGAAAAAAGCAGTGAATATCATCGAAAACTACGATGACATTCCTTATTTTGTTTTCCATTGCTACGGAGGCAGTTTTAAAACCGCAAAAAGAATTATGGATAAGGGCAATGCGTACATGAGTTTTTCAACAATGCTTTGTTACTCAAAACAGCACCAGAATCTGGTTGAAAAGATTGATGTCGAATATATTTTAACAGAAACTGATAGTCCATATCTAGCCATTACAAAAGAAGAGCGAAATGAACCTGCCAATGTAGTGAATGCAGTTCATCAAATAGCAAAGCTTAAAGATATGGATGTTAATGTTGTAGATGAGATAACCACCAGCAATGCAAGAAAAGTCTTTAACATTTAG
- a CDS encoding carboxymuconolactone decarboxylase family protein, whose product MSRYEKGKEVLEGIQERSIEEIFKDLEDVAPDLSRFLVEFPYSEIYTRSEVDLKTRELCTVAALTVLGTAPQLKDHIGAALNVGNSPTEIVEIIMQMSAYCGFPKSINGVVAAKEVFEDRDLLPLEGD is encoded by the coding sequence ATGTCAAGGTATGAAAAAGGAAAAGAAGTTTTAGAAGGAATTCAGGAAAGGTCAATTGAAGAGATTTTCAAGGATTTGGAAGACGTGGCTCCAGATTTGTCAAGATTTTTAGTTGAATTTCCATATTCTGAAATATACACTCGCAGTGAAGTTGACCTAAAGACACGTGAACTTTGCACTGTTGCGGCACTGACAGTATTGGGGACCGCTCCTCAACTTAAAGACCACATTGGTGCTGCTTTAAATGTTGGAAACTCACCTACTGAAATAGTTGAGATTATAATGCAGATGAGTGCTTATTGTGGTTTTCCAAAGTCAATCAATGGTGTTGTAGCTGCAAAAGAAGTATTTGAAGATAGGGATTTGCTTCCACTTGAGGGGGATTAA
- a CDS encoding Flp family type IVb pilin, with amino-acid sequence MKDESGQTSAEYLFLAGVLILILMISSVYIASESELNTAMEAARNGVNEGVGSSSSGIYPKDTYNDYSTSESDLLIPYSVEIVNITYRELGYDDDYGKKKIQFKVYANASKSFSKKQLDSIGDRINYNLRKSIAISFNSTSSTNNLFNPVFSPHYVFTTANVKWV; translated from the coding sequence ATGAAAGATGAATCCGGACAGACCAGTGCCGAATATTTGTTTTTAGCAGGGGTTTTAATATTGATTCTTATGATTTCCTCTGTTTATATTGCATCAGAAAGCGAGTTGAATACGGCAATGGAAGCTGCAAGAAATGGGGTCAATGAAGGTGTTGGAAGTTCATCTTCGGGAATTTATCCAAAGGACACGTATAATGATTATTCAACTTCTGAAAGCGATTTGCTGATTCCTTATTCTGTTGAAATCGTAAACATAACCTATAGGGAACTGGGTTATGATGATGATTATGGTAAAAAGAAAATCCAGTTTAAGGTTTATGCAAATGCTTCTAAAAGCTTTTCTAAAAAGCAACTGGATTCCATTGGAGATAGAATTAATTATAATCTAAGAAAATCAATAGCCATTAGTTTCAATTCTACTTCTTCAACAAATAATTTGTTCAATCCGGTTTTTTCACCCCATTATGTTTTTACAACAGCTAATGTTAAATGGGTTTAG
- the cobM gene encoding precorrin-4 C(11)-methyltransferase yields MKGKVIFIGAGPGDPDLITVKGRKVIEKADVIIYAGSLVNKDVLSPAKDECVIHNSAYLNLEETDGIITEAVNEGKLVARVHTGDPSIYGAIGEQIRELKKHDIEYEIIPGVSSLFGTASVLEAELTLPEISQSVIITRPEGRTPKPAGESIASFSKHHATMCIFLGIGMIDKVVDELLEGYEKTTPVAVVKKATWSDQQIIRGTLEDIAQKVKDANITKTAMIVVGDVLDPGDFNASKLYDKNFKHEYR; encoded by the coding sequence ATGAAAGGAAAAGTAATTTTTATTGGTGCAGGCCCTGGAGATCCTGATTTGATAACAGTGAAAGGGAGAAAAGTAATTGAAAAAGCTGACGTGATCATTTACGCTGGTTCGCTTGTCAATAAGGATGTTTTAAGCCCTGCAAAAGACGAATGTGTTATTCATAATAGTGCTTATTTAAATCTAGAAGAAACCGATGGAATTATAACCGAAGCAGTGAATGAAGGCAAATTGGTTGCGCGTGTCCATACAGGAGACCCTTCAATTTACGGTGCAATCGGTGAGCAGATAAGGGAACTTAAAAAGCACGACATCGAATATGAAATTATTCCCGGAGTAAGTTCACTATTCGGAACAGCCAGTGTTCTTGAAGCCGAACTAACCTTGCCTGAAATCTCACAAAGTGTTATTATTACTCGTCCTGAAGGAAGAACTCCAAAACCTGCCGGAGAAAGCATAGCAAGTTTTTCAAAACATCATGCAACCATGTGCATCTTTTTAGGAATAGGCATGATTGACAAAGTTGTCGACGAATTACTTGAAGGATATGAAAAAACCACCCCCGTGGCAGTTGTCAAAAAGGCAACTTGGAGTGACCAGCAAATAATTAGAGGGACCCTCGAGGATATTGCACAAAAAGTAAAAGATGCCAATATTACAAAGACTGCAATGATTGTAGTGGGAGATGTCCTTGACCCCGGCGATTTTAATGCATCCAAGCTATATGATAAAAACTTCAAACACGAATATCGTTAA
- a CDS encoding methionine synthase, translating into MKSTVVGSFPAEESSPSNFKEKLLNSVGSFDPFKQAIKDSVIAQLDAGVDIISDGQVRGDMVSIFTKYIPGMKIEDGNTVIVSKIRNPTQEISIDDMKYAKKVMKEYYGGSIPEGKGIKGIITGPNTIVHSSRIQSFYKNKEDAIIDLAHSLKFEVDAIAKKVKPVYIQIDEPFLSTGMVDMKTAREAIDIIHEGLEIPLAMHVCGILDNAFKDLTRFNVDILDMEFAGNNVNLGVLEKNASLLGSKKVGFGCVDSSVNEVDDISDIDELVSKAVEIVGKDNLIIDPDCGLRRAPKDVAFKKLKLMNQIKDKYS; encoded by the coding sequence ATGAAATCAACTGTTGTAGGCAGTTTTCCCGCTGAGGAAAGCTCTCCATCTAATTTTAAGGAAAAATTATTAAATTCCGTAGGTTCTTTTGATCCATTCAAGCAAGCTATTAAAGACAGTGTCATCGCTCAGCTTGATGCAGGAGTGGACATTATTTCTGACGGTCAAGTCAGAGGTGATATGGTTTCCATTTTTACAAAATACATTCCTGGAATGAAAATTGAGGATGGAAATACTGTCATCGTATCGAAAATTAGAAATCCGACTCAGGAGATATCAATTGATGATATGAAATATGCCAAAAAAGTGATGAAGGAATACTATGGCGGCAGTATTCCGGAGGGTAAAGGAATAAAAGGAATCATCACAGGTCCAAATACTATTGTTCACTCATCAAGGATACAGTCTTTTTATAAAAACAAAGAGGATGCAATAATCGATTTAGCGCATTCTTTAAAATTTGAAGTTGATGCAATAGCAAAAAAGGTCAAACCAGTTTATATTCAGATTGATGAACCGTTTTTATCAACTGGAATGGTTGACATGAAAACTGCCCGTGAGGCTATTGACATTATCCATGAAGGTTTGGAAATACCTCTGGCAATGCATGTATGCGGAATACTTGACAATGCATTTAAGGACTTGACTAGATTTAATGTTGATATTTTGGATATGGAATTTGCAGGAAATAATGTTAATCTTGGAGTTCTAGAAAAAAATGCATCATTATTGGGCTCTAAAAAGGTAGGGTTCGGATGTGTCGATTCATCTGTTAATGAGGTGGATGATATTTCTGACATTGATGAGTTAGTGTCAAAAGCTGTTGAAATTGTTGGAAAAGACAATTTAATCATCGATCCTGATTGTGGCTTGAGAAGAGCGCCAAAGGATGTTGCCTTTAAAAAATTAAAATTGATGAATCAGATTAAGGATAAGTACAGCTAA
- a CDS encoding DUF1894 domain-containing protein, whose protein sequence is MSFCLDTYLQQSDNYEIHASKAGFKDCAMIIRFKADDLVYIKPGDEVLGVRVIGIPPIPIGFDNEKGTVFLPYTKPCHGTSVVELPIDEDEVEKIRKLDIGNKK, encoded by the coding sequence ATGTCATTCTGTTTAGACACGTATCTTCAACAATCTGATAATTATGAGATTCATGCCTCAAAAGCAGGTTTTAAAGATTGTGCCATGATTATTAGATTCAAGGCTGATGACTTGGTATATATAAAACCTGGAGATGAGGTTTTAGGTGTTAGGGTTATTGGAATCCCTCCTATACCAATTGGTTTCGACAATGAGAAAGGAACTGTTTTTTTACCATACACAAAACCGTGTCATGGAACTTCAGTTGTGGAATTGCCAATTGATGAAGATGAAGTTGAAAAAATAAGAAAATTGGATATTGGTAATAAGAAATGA
- a CDS encoding DUF1890 domain-containing protein, with product MKALVLLGCPETPSQTPMAVYVFNKLTKMGYDTTIAANPAASKLVRISDPEGHYDLNLVDLERSLGDINEGDYDLLVGFVHKDAAASFFVTFEQILQCKSLALVFSRDMDEVEEFINMIEESGSNAKIVAVRAFHNPSPIKVKFDKAIKEFE from the coding sequence ATGAAAGCTTTAGTTTTACTTGGATGTCCTGAAACTCCATCCCAAACTCCAATGGCTGTTTATGTATTTAATAAGTTGACAAAAATGGGTTATGATACTACAATAGCTGCAAATCCTGCCGCTTCCAAATTGGTAAGGATATCTGATCCTGAAGGCCATTATGACCTTAACCTAGTTGATTTGGAGAGAAGTTTGGGAGACATTAATGAAGGAGATTACGATTTATTAGTTGGTTTTGTTCACAAAGATGCTGCGGCATCATTTTTCGTAACATTTGAACAGATTTTGCAATGCAAGTCTCTTGCTTTGGTATTTTCAAGAGATATGGATGAAGTTGAAGAATTTATTAATATGATTGAGGAAAGTGGAAGCAATGCAAAGATCGTTGCAGTTAGAGCATTCCACAATCCATCTCCAATTAAGGTTAAATTTGACAAAGCGATTAAGGAGTTTGAATAA
- a CDS encoding DUF354 domain-containing protein produces MKVWIDISNAPHARFFKDVIKYLESEGEDVIVTARQFGDIHKLLEMYGIDFISVGKHGVSLHDKLKESTSRVDNLVDIISAEKVDVALSKHSIELPRISFGLGIPSLYVLDNEHALAANKLTLPLCDRIISPKIIDIWKLLRFGANPNTIITYDGTSELMHFKSFEYNDNVLNELNLDLKHPKTILMRPEPSLASYLDADCRKSVLSPIVDELKNVANILILPRFKEQSEIFEGIENVSILKPPVDTSSIIKKCDLVIGAGGTMNRESALLQTPVISCYPGETLSVDQYYINHGLMFRSIDSEEVINKALDFIVNPHEKIDLKTDDLFQIIIDNLYDLAKKGK; encoded by the coding sequence ATGAAAGTATGGATAGATATCTCAAATGCTCCTCATGCAAGGTTCTTTAAAGATGTAATTAAGTATCTGGAGAGTGAGGGCGAGGATGTAATTGTCACTGCAAGGCAATTCGGTGATATCCATAAATTATTGGAAATGTACGGTATTGATTTCATATCTGTCGGAAAACATGGTGTCAGTTTACACGATAAGCTAAAAGAAAGTACATCGAGAGTGGATAATCTTGTTGATATAATATCTGCTGAAAAGGTGGATGTTGCCCTTAGCAAGCATTCTATTGAGCTTCCCAGAATTTCATTTGGTTTGGGAATCCCAAGCCTATACGTTTTAGATAATGAACATGCGCTTGCAGCTAATAAATTAACACTCCCGTTATGTGATAGAATCATCTCACCTAAAATAATTGACATATGGAAGCTACTGAGATTTGGAGCCAATCCGAACACAATCATTACATATGATGGAACCTCTGAATTGATGCATTTTAAAAGCTTTGAATATAATGATAATGTTTTAAATGAATTAAATCTTGATTTAAAACATCCAAAAACAATATTGATGAGGCCTGAACCTTCACTTGCATCATACTTGGATGCCGATTGCAGAAAATCTGTTTTATCTCCAATCGTTGATGAGTTGAAGAATGTGGCCAATATTTTAATTTTGCCTAGATTTAAGGAGCAGTCTGAAATCTTTGAAGGCATTGAAAACGTTTCTATATTAAAGCCTCCAGTAGATACTTCAAGCATAATAAAAAAATGTGACTTGGTTATAGGGGCTGGCGGAACAATGAATAGGGAATCAGCATTATTGCAGACTCCAGTAATTTCATGTTATCCTGGTGAAACTTTGTCTGTAGATCAATATTACATTAACCATGGTTTAATGTTCAGGTCAATTGATTCTGAAGAGGTAATCAATAAAGCACTGGATTTTATAGTAAATCCTCATGAAAAAATTGATTTGAAAACAGATGATTTGTTCCAAATCATCATTGATAATTTATATGATTTGGCCAAAAAAGGCAAATAG
- the hypB gene encoding hydrogenase nickel incorporation protein HypB, with translation MHQVADVEVAKNIMDANKRLADKNLKSLEEKGIFCVDFVGAIGSGKTTLIEEIIDNTDYNIGVIAGDVISKFDAERIEAHDVPVAGLNTGKECHLDAHLVHHGLHDLPLDDLDMVIIENVGNLICPVDFELGSHMRIVVVSVTEGDDTVEKHPIIFQTSNVIVINKIDLADAVGADVDKMVADAKKLNPNVKIIASNLKEGVGLDEIIQIIKDKKESL, from the coding sequence ATGCACCAAGTAGCAGATGTAGAAGTAGCAAAAAATATTATGGATGCAAACAAAAGATTAGCAGATAAAAATTTAAAAAGTTTAGAAGAAAAAGGAATTTTCTGTGTTGATTTTGTAGGAGCAATTGGATCTGGTAAAACAACTTTAATTGAGGAAATCATTGACAATACCGATTATAATATAGGTGTTATTGCTGGTGATGTAATCTCCAAATTCGATGCTGAGCGTATTGAAGCTCACGATGTTCCTGTTGCAGGATTAAACACTGGTAAAGAGTGCCATTTAGATGCACATTTGGTCCATCACGGACTTCATGATTTGCCTTTAGATGATTTGGACATGGTAATCATCGAAAATGTAGGTAATTTGATTTGTCCTGTTGATTTTGAATTGGGTTCTCACATGAGAATAGTTGTTGTCAGTGTCACTGAAGGTGATGATACTGTGGAAAAACACCCAATTATCTTCCAAACATCAAATGTCATTGTCATCAATAAAATTGACTTGGCTGATGCTGTTGGAGCAGATGTTGACAAAATGGTGGCCGATGCTAAAAAATTAAATCCAAATGTCAAAATCATTGCATCCAATTTAAAAGAAGGCGTCGGATTGGATGAAATTATACAAATTATAAAAGATAAAAAAGAAAGTTTATAA